One part of the Alistipes onderdonkii genome encodes these proteins:
- a CDS encoding DUF4270 family protein, with the protein MKRFNNFRRLLRAAAVVTAVAAMTFAGCTKVDDTLGSNLVPDNQQMKAGYQTFGALTLTGDLNPRRYVETRLYQTDSLITSNLTYGYMGSMLSDTFGLRTAGFLTQYVPYEIDSGYFGFRPILDSAIILLSISSYGSDTLTSQEYNVYEVVSNKYLTEKPVESGKSERDTTFYLNFDPVKAGVVGDDVLFTFTFPDGKTTGPATTYTTMKPTPKGREFINRLMLQEGTYKGDYSIYSLDSLEQWVAEFKGLYIVPAVDQTTPNKGNIYATSLDASGFAIYGRNRLESDPTLIADTISIPYIFYDSSVDYGNVSVNTIRHDYSKATSPQRFDIADAVETNENRPLSKQVYVEGMGGVVTEMTFTEEFFRQLAQIIKDENAASAKEFNTLAINQARMSVYFAGSNYDWQNLTDVKHMIEQMDASQSRLGLYTNYKKLSGITDYAYAYEKTYSTTLTYGGYINRSRGCYVMDITGHVQSMWNYYQEAVKELGENAPWEEIAERIKTRTMYMGPEAYGLYTQNYSVMQGMTPSDGSLTKEDAPIKIDIAYTLVK; encoded by the coding sequence ATGAAGCGATTCAATAATTTCCGCCGTTTGCTCCGCGCCGCCGCCGTCGTGACGGCCGTCGCTGCGATGACATTCGCGGGCTGCACCAAGGTCGACGACACACTGGGGTCGAACCTCGTGCCGGACAACCAGCAGATGAAAGCGGGTTACCAGACATTCGGCGCCCTGACGCTGACGGGGGATCTCAACCCCAGGCGCTATGTCGAGACGCGGCTTTACCAGACCGACTCGCTCATCACGTCGAACCTCACCTACGGGTACATGGGTTCGATGCTCAGCGATACGTTCGGACTGCGCACGGCAGGGTTCCTCACGCAATACGTCCCCTATGAAATCGACTCGGGCTATTTCGGGTTCCGCCCGATCCTCGACTCGGCGATCATCCTGCTTTCCATCTCCAGCTACGGCAGCGACACGCTCACCTCGCAGGAGTACAACGTATACGAGGTCGTCAGCAACAAATACCTGACCGAGAAACCCGTCGAAAGCGGAAAGTCCGAGCGCGACACGACCTTCTACCTCAATTTCGACCCCGTCAAGGCGGGTGTCGTAGGCGACGACGTGCTCTTCACGTTCACCTTCCCCGACGGAAAGACGACAGGCCCTGCCACCACGTACACCACCATGAAACCGACCCCAAAGGGACGGGAATTCATCAACCGCCTGATGCTTCAGGAGGGCACGTACAAGGGCGACTATTCGATTTACAGCCTCGACAGCCTCGAACAGTGGGTCGCCGAGTTCAAGGGGCTTTACATCGTCCCGGCCGTCGACCAGACGACCCCCAACAAGGGCAACATCTACGCCACGTCGCTCGACGCTTCGGGCTTCGCGATCTACGGGCGTAACCGCCTGGAGAGCGACCCTACGCTGATCGCCGACACGATTTCGATCCCCTACATTTTCTACGACTCTTCGGTCGACTACGGCAACGTGTCGGTCAACACCATCCGCCACGACTACTCGAAAGCCACTTCTCCGCAGAGGTTCGACATTGCGGATGCGGTCGAGACCAACGAGAACCGTCCGCTCAGCAAGCAGGTCTACGTCGAGGGCATGGGCGGCGTCGTAACGGAAATGACCTTCACCGAGGAGTTCTTCAGGCAGCTGGCGCAGATCATCAAGGACGAGAACGCCGCTTCCGCCAAGGAGTTCAACACCCTGGCCATCAACCAGGCCCGGATGTCGGTCTATTTCGCGGGCAGCAACTACGACTGGCAGAACCTGACCGACGTGAAGCACATGATCGAGCAGATGGACGCCTCGCAGAGCCGCCTGGGCCTCTATACCAATTACAAAAAGCTCTCGGGCATCACCGACTACGCCTATGCCTACGAGAAGACCTACAGCACGACGCTGACCTACGGCGGTTACATCAACCGCAGCCGGGGCTGCTACGTGATGGACATCACGGGCCACGTGCAGAGCATGTGGAACTACTACCAGGAGGCCGTGAAGGAGCTGGGCGAGAACGCCCCGTGGGAAGAGATCGCGGAGAGAATCAAAACCAGGACTATGTACATGGGGCCCGAGGCATACGGCCTCTACACCCAGAATTACAGTGTGATGCAGGGTATGACGCCCTCGGACGGGTCGCTGACCAAGGAGGATGCCCCGATCAAGATCGACATCGCCTATACCCTGGTCAAATAA